In Campylobacter vulpis, a genomic segment contains:
- the hisB gene encoding bifunctional histidinol-phosphatase/imidazoleglycerol-phosphate dehydratase HisB, which yields MSEKILFIDRDGTLICEPKEDFQVDSLEKLAFEKGAIPALLKLQKFGFSFVLVSNQDGLGTTSFPKEDFEKAHFKMLEILQSCGIEFKDIFICPHFEKENCACRKPKTALLKDYIKYQMYDKNQSFVIGDRQSDMDLALNLGVVGLRYGELSWEELTEKILNSFRCVSVRRKTKETDISVKVALNGGRVVIESGVAFLDHMIEQIAVHSGIGLELSCLGDLEIDEHHSVEDIALTLGEAIKRALGDKIGIARYGFVLPMDESLASCALDFSNRPFLKFKAKFKKKKLGTLSTEMIEHFFYSLSYALGVSLHLKVKGKNDHHKCEALFKAFGRALREAIKIESENLASSKGVL from the coding sequence ATGAGTGAGAAAATTCTTTTTATCGATAGAGACGGCACACTTATATGCGAACCAAAAGAGGATTTTCAAGTCGATAGCCTCGAAAAACTAGCTTTTGAAAAAGGAGCTATCCCAGCACTTTTAAAGCTGCAAAAATTCGGCTTTAGCTTTGTGCTAGTGAGTAATCAAGACGGACTTGGCACGACAAGCTTTCCTAAAGAAGACTTTGAAAAGGCACATTTTAAGATGCTTGAAATTTTGCAAAGTTGTGGCATTGAATTTAAGGATATTTTCATTTGTCCGCATTTTGAAAAGGAAAATTGTGCGTGTAGAAAGCCTAAAACCGCTCTTTTGAAAGATTATATAAAATATCAAATGTATGATAAAAATCAAAGTTTTGTCATAGGCGATAGGCAAAGCGATATGGATTTGGCTTTAAATTTGGGTGTTGTAGGGCTTAGATATGGAGAGCTTTCTTGGGAAGAGCTAACGGAGAAAATTTTAAATTCTTTTCGCTGTGTGAGTGTGAGAAGAAAGACTAAAGAGACGGACATTAGTGTCAAGGTGGCTTTAAATGGCGGTAGAGTTGTGATTGAAAGTGGAGTGGCGTTTTTAGACCATATGATAGAGCAAATTGCCGTGCATAGTGGCATAGGACTTGAGCTTTCTTGCTTGGGAGATTTGGAGATTGATGAGCATCATAGTGTAGAAGATATTGCTTTAACGCTTGGAGAAGCGATAAAAAGGGCTTTAGGAGATAAAATTGGTATAGCAAGATACGGCTTTGTTTTACCTATGGACGAGAGTTTGGCAAGTTGTGCTTTAGATTTTTCTAATCGCCCTTTTCTTAAATTTAAAGCAAAATTTAAAAAGAAAAAGCTAGGCACACTTAGCACGGAGATGATAGAACATTTTTTCTATTCTTTAAGTTATGCTTTGGGGGTAAGTTTGCATTTAAAAGTGAAAGGCAAAAATGACCATCATAAATGCGAAGCCCTTTTTAAAGCCTTTGGCAGGGCTTTAAGAGAAGCTATTAAGATAGAAAGCGAGAATTTGGCAAGTTCTAAGGGGGTGTTATGA
- the hisD gene encoding histidinol dehydrogenase, which translates to MQILNYENLSQIQKVEALKRPVMSVKEELGGVVEKIIDDVKKRGDEALIEQSLKFDKVEISNIKISQKELNEACERIDENLKRAIQKAYENITKFHQAQLKEVLKVETSKGICCELLTRPIERVGLYIPAGSAPLFSTALMLAIPAKIAKCEKIVLASPAKINDVVLFCAKLCKVDEIYQMGGAGAIAALAYGTQSVLKVDKIFGPGNAFVTEAKRQVSSDIMGASIDMQAGPSEVLVIADENARADFVASDLLSQAEHGADSQVILVCLSEDFAKKVQKELEIQLKSLPRKEIASKSLNNSKIFIAKDLNEALEISNTYAPEHLIIQTQNPRELLSGVKHAGSVFLGAYSPESMGDYASGTNHVLPTYGLTKTHSSLSLMDFMKTMSVQELSLQGFKNLAKSVELMAEAECLHAHKNAVSLRLRTLENE; encoded by the coding sequence ATGCAAATATTAAACTATGAAAATTTAAGTCAAATACAAAAAGTAGAAGCTCTTAAACGCCCTGTGATGAGCGTTAAAGAGGAACTTGGTGGCGTGGTTGAAAAAATCATTGATGATGTGAAAAAAAGAGGCGATGAAGCACTGATAGAGCAATCCTTAAAATTCGATAAGGTTGAAATTTCAAATATTAAAATTTCACAAAAAGAACTCAATGAGGCGTGTGAGAGGATTGATGAAAATTTAAAAAGGGCAATTCAAAAGGCTTATGAAAATATCACAAAATTTCACCAAGCCCAACTTAAAGAAGTGCTAAAAGTAGAAACTAGCAAGGGTATTTGCTGCGAGCTTTTGACGCGTCCTATTGAAAGAGTGGGCTTGTATATCCCTGCAGGTTCTGCTCCACTTTTCTCCACCGCCTTAATGCTTGCTATCCCTGCAAAAATTGCTAAATGTGAAAAAATAGTCCTAGCAAGTCCTGCTAAAATTAATGATGTTGTGCTTTTTTGTGCGAAACTTTGCAAAGTTGATGAAATTTATCAAATGGGAGGGGCTGGAGCCATTGCAGCACTTGCTTATGGAACACAAAGCGTTTTAAAGGTGGATAAAATTTTTGGTCCCGGAAATGCCTTTGTAACGGAGGCAAAAAGGCAAGTAAGTAGCGATATAATGGGTGCTAGTATAGATATGCAAGCAGGACCTAGTGAAGTTTTGGTAATTGCCGATGAAAATGCTAGAGCTGATTTCGTAGCGAGTGATTTGCTTTCACAAGCCGAACACGGAGCGGACTCTCAAGTCATTTTAGTGTGTTTGAGTGAAGATTTTGCTAAGAAAGTGCAAAAAGAGCTTGAAATTCAACTTAAAAGCCTTCCTAGAAAAGAAATTGCCTCTAAAAGCTTAAACAATTCTAAAATTTTCATCGCTAAAGATTTAAATGAGGCTCTTGAAATTTCAAACACCTACGCACCCGAGCATTTAATCATACAAACACAAAATCCAAGAGAACTTTTAAGCGGTGTTAAACACGCAGGTTCTGTATTTTTGGGAGCGTATTCGCCTGAGTCTATGGGCGATTATGCAAGTGGAACTAATCATGTCTTGCCTACTTACGGACTCACAAAAACACATTCAAGCCTGAGTTTAATGGACTTTATGAAAACGATGAGCGTGCAAGAATTAAGTCTCCAAGGTTTTAAAAATTTAGCTAAAAGTGTGGAACTTATGGCAGAAGCTGAATGCTTACACGCACATAAAAATGCTGTAAGCTTGCGTTTGAGGACCTTAGAAAATGAGTGA
- the hisG gene encoding ATP phosphoribosyltransferase encodes MQERLRIAIQKSGRLSKESLELLTKCGVKMHIHEQSLIACSTNLALDVLRVRDDDIPGLIFDGVVDLGIIGENVLEEHALERKAQKESVEFKLLKKLDFGYCRLSLALPQNKEFKNVKDFEGLRIATSYPQLLKRFMKEQGVNYKNCMLTGSVEVAPRANLADGICDLVSSGATLQANGLKEVKIVYESKACLIQKSAPLNKNCQSLVDKILLRMEGVMQARESKYIMLHAPKEKLNIIQNLLPGMEKPTIIPLSHDEKNVALHMVSKENLFWETMEALKDEGASSILVLPIEKMLR; translated from the coding sequence ATGCAAGAGCGTCTTCGTATCGCGATACAAAAATCAGGTAGATTATCCAAGGAGTCTTTAGAGCTTCTCACAAAATGCGGCGTTAAAATGCATATTCACGAGCAAAGCCTAATTGCCTGTTCGACAAATTTAGCCCTAGATGTTTTAAGGGTGCGTGATGATGATATACCTGGACTAATTTTTGATGGGGTTGTAGATTTAGGTATCATAGGTGAAAATGTCCTAGAAGAACACGCTCTTGAACGTAAAGCACAAAAGGAAAGTGTTGAATTTAAGCTGCTTAAAAAGCTTGATTTTGGCTATTGTCGTCTTTCCTTAGCTCTACCTCAAAATAAAGAATTTAAAAATGTCAAAGACTTTGAGGGACTTAGAATCGCCACTTCTTACCCGCAACTTTTAAAACGCTTTATGAAGGAACAAGGCGTAAATTATAAAAATTGTATGCTAACAGGCTCTGTTGAAGTCGCTCCAAGAGCAAATTTGGCTGATGGAATTTGCGATTTAGTTTCAAGCGGAGCAACCTTGCAAGCAAATGGTTTAAAAGAGGTTAAAATCGTTTATGAATCAAAGGCTTGCTTAATACAAAAATCGGCTCCTTTAAATAAGAATTGTCAAAGCTTAGTAGATAAAATTTTATTGCGTATGGAGGGCGTTATGCAGGCAAGGGAGAGTAAATACATTATGCTCCACGCCCCAAAAGAAAAGCTTAACATCATACAAAATTTACTTCCAGGTATGGAAAAACCGACTATAATCCCTCTTTCACACGATGAAAAGAATGTCGCTTTACATATGGTAAGTAAGGAAAATTTGTTTTGGGAGACAATGGAGGCTTTAAAAGATGAGGGAGCAAGTTCGATTTTGGTCTTACCTATTGAAAAAATGTTGAGGTGA
- the rplQ gene encoding 50S ribosomal protein L17 — MRHKHGYRKLGRTSSHRRALLKNLTIALVNNGKIETTLPKAKELRSYVERLITRAREGDFNAHRAVFASLQDKYATNKLVNEIAPQFKERKGGYTRIIKTRIRRGDAAEMAFIEFVA, encoded by the coding sequence ATGAGACACAAACACGGATATAGAAAACTTGGCAGAACTTCATCACACCGTAGGGCTTTGCTAAAGAATTTAACCATAGCTCTTGTAAATAATGGGAAAATCGAAACAACTTTACCTAAGGCTAAAGAACTAAGATCTTATGTTGAGAGACTAATCACTAGAGCCAGAGAGGGCGATTTTAATGCACATAGAGCTGTTTTTGCTTCTTTGCAGGATAAATACGCTACAAATAAGCTTGTAAATGAAATTGCTCCGCAATTTAAAGAAAGAAAAGGTGGTTATACTAGAATCATTAAAACAAGAATTCGCCGTGGCGATGCTGCTGAAATGGCTTTTATAGAATTTGTAGCTTAA
- a CDS encoding DNA-directed RNA polymerase subunit alpha has protein sequence MRHITTSAYTPTEFTIESLGETSAKISAWPFEIGYGITLAHPLRRLLYTSTVGYAPTAIHIEGVAHEFDSMRGMLEDVALFIINLKKLRFKLKSDSNKEVVEFYFKGPKEIHGRDLDNEQVSVVNEDAYLATINEDAELKFTLIIEKGIGYVPSEEIKELLDDNKFIALDAFFTPIREATYDIEKVLFEDNPDYEKVVLTITTDGQITPNEAFQNALEAMYKQLSVFDKITNVRSMIKTQASNSELENTKLLQNITDLNLSARSYNCLEKAGIVYIGELALMSVNELAGLKNLGKKSLDEIKSVMESIGFAVGTSKLSNNKDLLKKKIEELKAQNEG, from the coding sequence ATGAGACATATAACAACATCTGCTTACACACCGACTGAATTTACCATAGAAAGTCTAGGTGAAACAAGTGCTAAGATTAGTGCTTGGCCCTTTGAGATAGGTTATGGCATTACCCTAGCACACCCACTTCGTCGCTTACTTTATACCAGCACAGTGGGGTATGCGCCTACAGCTATTCATATTGAAGGCGTTGCACACGAATTTGATAGTATGCGTGGTATGCTTGAAGATGTGGCACTTTTTATCATTAACCTTAAAAAACTTCGCTTTAAGCTTAAAAGCGATAGCAATAAAGAAGTTGTCGAGTTTTATTTTAAGGGACCTAAAGAAATTCACGGCAGAGACTTAGATAATGAGCAAGTCAGTGTCGTCAATGAAGATGCGTATTTAGCGACCATTAATGAAGATGCCGAGCTTAAATTTACACTTATTATCGAGAAAGGTATAGGCTATGTGCCAAGCGAGGAAATTAAGGAGCTTTTAGATGATAATAAATTTATAGCTCTTGATGCGTTTTTTACCCCAATAAGAGAAGCGACTTATGATATAGAAAAGGTTTTATTTGAAGATAATCCAGATTATGAAAAAGTGGTTTTAACGATTACAACAGATGGGCAAATTACCCCAAATGAAGCTTTTCAAAATGCTTTAGAAGCTATGTATAAGCAATTAAGCGTTTTTGATAAAATTACAAATGTTAGAAGTATGATTAAAACACAAGCAAGCAATAGTGAACTTGAAAATACTAAGCTTCTTCAAAACATTACCGATTTAAATTTAAGTGCTAGGAGTTACAATTGCCTTGAAAAAGCTGGAATTGTTTATATCGGTGAGTTAGCCCTTATGAGTGTCAATGAACTGGCTGGACTTAAGAATTTAGGTAAGAAGTCTTTAGATGAGATTAAAAGCGTTATGGAAAGTATAGGCTTTGCTGTTGGCACTTCTAAACTTAGTAATAATAAAGATTTGCTTAAGAAAAAAATCGAAGAACTTAAAGCACAAAATGAAGGATAA
- the rpsD gene encoding 30S ribosomal protein S4 — MARYRGPVEKLERRFGVSLALKGERRLAGKSALDKRPYAPGQHGARRGKISEYGLQLREKQKAKFMYGVSEKQFRRLFAEAARKEGNTGVLLIQLLEQRLDNVVYRMGFATTRRFARQLVTHGHILVNGRRVDIPSFRVEAGAKIEVAEKSKNNPQISRAIDLTAQTGIVAWVDVEKDKRYGIFTRKPEREEVIIPVEERFIVELYSK; from the coding sequence ATGGCAAGATATAGAGGACCAGTAGAAAAATTAGAAAGACGCTTTGGAGTGAGCCTTGCATTAAAGGGCGAGAGAAGATTGGCAGGTAAGAGTGCGCTTGATAAGCGTCCTTATGCACCAGGTCAGCACGGAGCAAGAAGAGGCAAGATAAGCGAATATGGACTTCAATTAAGAGAAAAACAAAAAGCTAAATTTATGTATGGCGTAAGCGAAAAGCAATTTAGAAGATTATTTGCTGAAGCAGCTAGAAAAGAGGGAAATACAGGGGTTTTACTTATCCAGCTTTTAGAACAAAGGCTCGATAATGTCGTTTATAGAATGGGCTTTGCAACTACACGCCGTTTTGCAAGACAGCTTGTAACGCACGGACATATTTTAGTTAATGGCAGAAGAGTCGATATCCCAAGTTTTAGAGTTGAAGCGGGTGCTAAAATAGAAGTGGCAGAAAAAAGTAAAAATAATCCTCAAATCTCAAGAGCGATTGACTTAACAGCTCAAACAGGTATCGTGGCTTGGGTCGATGTGGAAAAAGATAAAAGATATGGAATTTTTACAAGAAAGCCAGAAAGAGAAGAAGTTATCATTCCTGTCGAGGAAAGATTTATTGTCGAGCTTTACTCTAAGTAA
- the rpsK gene encoding 30S ribosomal protein S11 produces the protein MAKRKIVKKKIVKKNIAKGIVYISATFNNTMVTVTDEMGNAIAWASAGGLGFKGSKKSTPYAAQQAVESALTKAKEHGIKEVGIKVQGPGSGRETAVKSVGAMEGIKVLFLKDITPLAHNGCRPPKRRRV, from the coding sequence ATGGCAAAAAGAAAAATTGTAAAGAAAAAAATCGTTAAAAAAAATATCGCCAAAGGTATCGTTTATATCAGTGCGACTTTTAACAATACTATGGTTACGGTTACTGATGAAATGGGAAATGCTATCGCTTGGGCGAGTGCAGGAGGACTAGGTTTTAAGGGTTCTAAAAAATCCACTCCTTACGCCGCACAGCAAGCCGTAGAAAGTGCCTTAACTAAGGCTAAAGAACACGGCATTAAAGAAGTTGGCATTAAAGTGCAAGGACCAGGAAGCGGTAGAGAAACTGCTGTAAAAAGTGTCGGTGCTATGGAGGGTATCAAGGTGCTTTTCTTAAAGGACATAACCCCATTAGCTCACAATGGTTGCAGACCACCTAAACGCCGCCGCGTCTAA
- the rpsM gene encoding 30S ribosomal protein S13 — translation MARIAGVDLPKKKRVEYGLTYIYGIGLFTSRKILDKTGISYDKRVHELSEDEAAAIRKEIQENYMVEGDLRKQVAMDIKALMDLGSFRGLRHRKGLPVRGQKTKTNARTRKGKRKTVGAKS, via the coding sequence ATGGCTCGTATTGCAGGTGTTGATTTACCAAAGAAAAAGAGAGTTGAGTATGGACTAACCTACATTTATGGTATAGGGCTTTTCACTTCAAGGAAAATTTTGGATAAGACAGGAATTTCTTATGACAAAAGAGTCCATGAATTAAGTGAAGACGAGGCAGCAGCGATTCGTAAAGAAATCCAAGAAAACTATATGGTTGAGGGTGATTTAAGAAAGCAAGTGGCTATGGACATTAAGGCTTTGATGGACTTAGGAAGTTTTAGAGGCTTAAGACATAGAAAAGGTCTTCCTGTGCGTGGGCAAAAGACAAAAACTAATGCTAGAACACGCAAAGGCAAAAGAAAAACAGTCGGCGCGAAATCATAA
- the rpmJ gene encoding 50S ribosomal protein L36, with amino-acid sequence MKVRPSVKKMCDKCKVVRRKGVVRIICENPKHKQRQG; translated from the coding sequence ATGAAAGTGAGACCTTCCGTTAAGAAAATGTGCGATAAGTGCAAAGTGGTGCGTCGTAAGGGCGTTGTTCGCATTATTTGCGAAAATCCAAAACATAAACAAAGACAAGGATAA
- a CDS encoding sulfite exporter TauE/SafE family protein gives MDLAILPYFLVGIISGIASGLFGIGGGMIIVPTMLFLGISSHQAVAISVVQMIFAAIFGSYINHKKKNLNFKDGIYIGLGGLLGASFSGVLVSHLSDIALTTIFLCVSFAFFLKYAFGVKNTTNHTQRSKFAKNTILFAAGAFTGIFAISLGIGGGLLIAPILAYFLGYDNKRVVPISLFFVIFASLAGLFSFINVGIIHYELAQKGFIVGVASMIGVFIGIKIMEKMHLSSHFKILLVVYALSITMTAYSLLNKLGLISSIH, from the coding sequence ATGGACTTGGCAATTTTGCCTTATTTTTTAGTAGGGATAATTTCTGGCATAGCTTCTGGGCTTTTTGGCATAGGAGGGGGTATGATTATCGTTCCTACTATGCTATTTTTAGGCATTAGCTCACATCAGGCTGTGGCGATTTCTGTGGTGCAGATGATTTTTGCTGCCATTTTTGGTTCTTATATCAATCACAAAAAGAAAAATTTAAATTTCAAAGACGGCATTTATATAGGGCTTGGGGGGCTTTTGGGAGCAAGTTTTAGTGGGGTTTTAGTAAGTCATCTTAGCGATATTGCCCTAACGACTATATTTTTATGTGTAAGTTTCGCCTTTTTTCTAAAATATGCTTTCGGGGTGAAAAACACAACAAATCACACCCAAAGAAGTAAATTTGCTAAAAACACTATTTTATTTGCTGCAGGGGCTTTTACGGGAATTTTTGCTATCTCTTTAGGCATAGGTGGCGGACTTTTAATCGCCCCTATTCTAGCGTATTTTTTGGGCTATGATAATAAAAGAGTCGTGCCTATTTCTTTATTTTTTGTTATATTTGCTTCTTTGGCAGGACTTTTTTCTTTTATAAATGTTGGAATTATTCATTACGAACTTGCACAAAAAGGTTTTATTGTAGGTGTAGCGTCGATGATAGGCGTTTTTATAGGGATTAAGATTATGGAAAAAATGCATCTTTCTTCACATTTTAAAATTTTGCTTGTCGTTTATGCTCTTTCTATCACTATGACAGCTTATTCTTTGCTTAATAAACTAGGCTTAATTTCATCAATTCATTAA
- a CDS encoding YihY/virulence factor BrkB family protein: MKRIFKFLLTLRDKEILNYSASLSFYSILSLIPILFVCFSVFTQIPSFEAHYERAKSVIFTFLIPAQQDLVATYLDSFLKNSVNLGIVGLIAMAFTSLAFFSGYDFVINRITQNEPKGLWTSISSYWTLLTLVPLGLGLSFYVSSFIQKALDDYHIGFNFFEILPFVIIWALFFISYSSSLHQASLKNLALTSFCAGAIWYVSKNLFVYYVVYNKTYASVYGSFSTILFFFIWIYISWVIYLFGLKFCFFLNENEGDKIKQNAKKRQSSKINSKQAK; this comes from the coding sequence ATGAAACGCATTTTTAAATTTTTATTAACCTTAAGGGATAAGGAAATTTTAAATTACTCCGCTTCCCTTAGTTTTTATTCTATCTTGTCTTTAATCCCTATTTTATTCGTTTGTTTTTCTGTTTTTACGCAAATTCCAAGCTTTGAGGCACATTATGAAAGGGCTAAAAGTGTGATTTTTACCTTTCTTATCCCTGCCCAGCAGGACTTAGTCGCCACTTATTTAGATAGTTTTTTAAAAAATAGCGTTAATCTTGGCATCGTGGGACTCATCGCTATGGCTTTTACTTCTCTTGCCTTTTTTTCGGGCTATGACTTTGTTATCAACCGTATCACGCAAAATGAACCAAAAGGACTTTGGACGAGCATTAGTTCTTATTGGACTTTGCTAACCCTCGTGCCGCTTGGCTTAGGACTTAGTTTTTATGTTTCTTCTTTTATTCAAAAAGCTTTAGATGATTATCATATCGGCTTTAATTTTTTTGAAATTTTACCCTTTGTCATCATTTGGGCTTTATTTTTCATCTCTTATTCAAGCTCTTTGCATCAAGCAAGTCTTAAAAATCTCGCTCTAACTTCCTTTTGTGCGGGAGCGATTTGGTATGTAAGTAAGAATTTATTTGTGTATTATGTCGTTTATAATAAGACTTATGCAAGTGTTTATGGCTCTTTTTCAACCATACTTTTCTTTTTTATTTGGATTTATATTTCTTGGGTGATTTATCTTTTTGGACTGAAATTTTGCTTTTTTTTAAATGAAAATGAAGGGGATAAGATTAAGCAAAATGCCAAAAAACGCCAAAGCTCTAAAATAAATTCCAAACAAGCCAAGTAA
- a CDS encoding DedA family protein — MQDMIDTLLRYGYVILFIYSLGGGMVGILAAGVLSSLGKMELHWCILIAFIANALGSSLLYIMGKYGKKDLMPYFKKHRRKLALAMLKMKQYGTILLIIQKFIYGLKTFIPIAAGLAKYDFKKFLFVNTLASLLWAVLLGYVAFSFGYVVEKIFEKFGQYSYATPLFLVLLVALIWFYLSRFSKK; from the coding sequence ATGCAAGATATGATTGACACGCTTTTGCGTTATGGTTATGTGATTTTATTTATATATTCTTTGGGTGGCGGTATGGTGGGAATTTTAGCGGCTGGAGTATTAAGCTCACTGGGGAAAATGGAACTTCACTGGTGCATTTTAATCGCCTTTATAGCAAATGCTTTAGGCTCAAGTTTGCTTTATATAATGGGAAAATATGGAAAAAAAGACTTAATGCCTTATTTTAAAAAGCACCGCCGCAAACTCGCTCTTGCTATGCTTAAAATGAAACAATACGGCACAATCTTACTCATCATACAAAAATTTATTTACGGCTTAAAAACCTTTATCCCCATAGCCGCAGGGCTTGCAAAATATGATTTTAAAAAATTTCTTTTTGTAAATACCTTAGCCAGTTTGCTTTGGGCTGTGCTTTTGGGCTATGTGGCTTTTAGTTTTGGCTATGTGGTGGAGAAAATTTTTGAGAAATTTGGGCAGTATTCTTATGCTACGCCTTTATTTTTAGTGCTTTTGGTGGCACTTATTTGGTTTTATCTTTCACGCTTTTCTAAAAAATAA
- the rny gene encoding ribonuclease Y yields the protein MIALIACIAALIGVGVGYLVAKKINDAKHEIFVEQAKAKAKAIEYEAELVLKDAKNSVLNAELEAKKRYEDKVHKNQKDFNHKLDELHKKEQKLSHYEEQMRIQEEEISKSKRAIQDLHDDGLKLKKLYQDKLDEALRVLEHSAGLTQNEAKNLLLQKVEENSRAEIAHIVRKYEEEAKSEAKRRANYIIAQATSRFAGEFAAERLINVINIKNDELKGRIIGKEGRNVKTLEMVLGVDIIIDDTPGAIIVSCFNLYRRAIATKVIELLVEDGRIQPARIEEIYEKVCKEFENSILEEGQTIIMDLGLGKMHPEIAKLIGKLKYRASYGQNALAHSLEVAHLAGIIAAECGGDENLARRAGILHDIGKALTHDFEGSHVDLGAELCKRYKEHPAVINAIYAHHGHEEALSIECAAVCAADTLSAARPGARREVLEAFLKRVNELEEIAKSKEGIKNAYAINAGREIRVIANAKLVNDDEATFLAKEIAAEIQDKMQYPGEIKVNVIRELRAVEYAK from the coding sequence ATGATAGCATTAATCGCATGTATCGCCGCTTTAATCGGTGTGGGAGTTGGGTATTTAGTCGCTAAAAAAATTAACGATGCTAAACACGAAATTTTTGTTGAACAAGCAAAGGCTAAGGCAAAAGCTATAGAATACGAAGCCGAGCTTGTTTTAAAAGACGCTAAAAATTCTGTCTTAAATGCTGAACTTGAGGCAAAAAAACGCTATGAAGATAAGGTGCATAAAAATCAAAAAGATTTTAACCATAAACTTGATGAACTCCACAAAAAAGAGCAAAAACTTTCGCATTATGAAGAGCAAATGCGTATCCAAGAAGAAGAAATTTCTAAAAGTAAAAGAGCGATTCAAGATTTGCACGATGATGGCTTAAAGCTTAAAAAACTCTATCAAGATAAGCTCGATGAAGCTTTAAGAGTGCTTGAACACTCAGCTGGTTTAACACAAAATGAGGCGAAAAATTTGCTTTTACAAAAGGTCGAGGAAAATTCCCGTGCTGAAATCGCCCACATCGTGCGTAAGTATGAGGAAGAGGCTAAGAGTGAGGCGAAAAGAAGGGCAAATTATATTATCGCACAGGCGACTTCGCGTTTTGCGGGAGAATTTGCAGCGGAAAGGCTTATTAATGTCATTAATATTAAAAATGATGAGTTAAAGGGCAGAATTATAGGCAAAGAAGGGCGTAATGTCAAAACGCTTGAAATGGTTTTAGGCGTAGATATTATCATCGATGATACGCCCGGAGCCATCATTGTGAGCTGTTTTAATCTTTATCGCCGTGCCATTGCGACTAAGGTCATTGAGCTTTTGGTCGAAGATGGACGCATACAGCCTGCGCGTATCGAAGAAATTTATGAAAAAGTTTGTAAAGAATTTGAAAATAGCATTTTAGAAGAGGGGCAAACCATCATTATGGATTTAGGACTTGGTAAAATGCACCCTGAAATCGCAAAATTAATCGGCAAACTTAAATACCGCGCAAGTTACGGACAAAATGCTCTTGCACACTCCTTAGAAGTGGCACATTTAGCAGGAATTATCGCTGCGGAGTGTGGAGGTGATGAGAATTTAGCAAGAAGGGCGGGGATTTTACACGATATAGGAAAGGCTTTAACGCACGATTTTGAAGGCTCTCATGTGGATTTAGGAGCGGAGCTTTGTAAGCGTTATAAAGAACACCCTGCTGTGATTAACGCTATTTACGCACATCACGGACACGAAGAGGCTTTAAGCATAGAATGTGCGGCTGTGTGTGCGGCTGATACGCTTAGTGCGGCAAGACCGGGTGCTAGACGCGAGGTTTTAGAAGCCTTTTTAAAGAGAGTTAATGAGCTTGAAGAAATCGCTAAAAGTAAAGAGGGGATTAAAAATGCTTATGCGATTAATGCGGGGCGTGAGATTAGAGTGATCGCTAATGCAAAACTTGTCAATGACGATGAGGCAACGTTTTTAGCTAAGGAAATCGCTGCCGAAATTCAAGACAAAATGCAATATCCGGGCGAAATTAAAGTCAATGTCATACGCGAATTAAGAGCCGTAGAATACGCAAAATAG
- a CDS encoding 5-formyltetrahydrofolate cyclo-ligase: MQKELFRQVQKRRLKQNARSHYKKDYAIFKESLNIIQLYKAKNVLIFLPLQYEPNLLRFRRILSQNCKLFVPFMQDKSLKVVKLRLPFSKKRFGVLEPNNSFCQTSLDLAFVPVIGVDRAMKRIGHGEGFYDRFFANLKHKPLVVFVQSITALSSEKITQKHDISAKFYLSPNKKYFKKDLKNDSINRMYRRFNRCGSWVFSR; encoded by the coding sequence ATGCAAAAAGAACTTTTTAGGCAAGTTCAAAAAAGAAGATTAAAGCAAAATGCTCGGTCGCACTACAAAAAAGATTATGCCATTTTTAAAGAAAGTCTCAATATTATCCAGCTTTATAAGGCAAAAAATGTGCTTATTTTTTTACCCTTACAATATGAGCCAAATTTGTTGCGTTTTCGTAGAATTTTAAGTCAAAATTGCAAACTTTTTGTTCCATTTATGCAAGATAAAAGTTTAAAAGTTGTAAAATTGAGACTGCCTTTTTCAAAAAAAAGGTTTGGGGTTTTAGAGCCTAATAATTCTTTTTGTCAAACTTCGCTTGATTTGGCTTTTGTGCCTGTCATAGGCGTGGATAGGGCAATGAAAAGAATAGGACATGGCGAGGGTTTTTATGATAGATTCTTTGCAAATTTAAAACATAAACCCTTAGTCGTTTTTGTGCAAAGTATCACAGCTTTAAGTAGCGAAAAAATTACGCAAAAACACGATATTAGCGCGAAATTTTATCTAAGCCCTAATAAAAAATATTTTAAGAAAGATTTGAAAAATGATAGCATTAATCGCATGTATCGCCGCTTTAATCGGTGTGGGAGTTGGGTATTTAGTCGCTAA